AAGATTTACCTGCACTAACGGAAATATACAACCAAGCTATAATAAATGGTGGATGCACTGCTGATATGGATACATTTACTGTAGAGGAAAGACTTCCATGGTTCGAAAGTCATCAAAACGAAATGTATCCTCTTTATGTATACACAATTGATGAAAAAATAGTTGCCTACGTCCATCTAAGTGGATACCGCCCAGGAAGGCGTGCTATGAAACATGTAGCGGAAGTCAGTTATTATGTGCACTCTGATTACCATGGTCAACATATAGGATCAGCTCTTCTCTCTTTCGCCATAGAAAAAGCACGTGAATTAGGACTAAAAACTATACTAGCAATACTTCTAGGTTGCAACAATAAAAGTATAGGTCTCCTTGAAAAATACAAGTTTGAAAAATGGGGTCTACTTCCTGACATAGCAGATTTCGATGGCAAAATCTGCTCTCATCTATACTACGGCCTAAAAATATAAGCATAAAAAAATGCGCTTGGCTTATTTCAAAATCTCTGAAATATAATCCAAGCGCATTTCTATAACTACTCCGTAATATCTTTTCTATTGAACGCCAGCAAACTAGCCCCCAAAAATACGACTATATATACTATACAAACCATCATACTAGTTGTAAAATCAGCACTCTCTATAAACATATTGTTGTGCGTATTTATAAGTAAATTTTCAAAATGATATTTGTAAGCAATTGGAGATAGAATTTGGAAGAATATCAAAAGTCCAACTGTGGCACCTATAACAGCACCTGTTCCTCTGAAAAATACTGCCATAAGCAAAACTATCATACTAAATCCAAGCATAGGAAGCATTCCACCTACAGTTTGTGTAAATAATTCGAACATTATTGATCCGCTCATCTTGAGCTCTCCAAATTTTATAAGCTCTATAACGATTCCCAATATTTGACACCAAGCTATAAATATTATTCCAACTGGAATAAGTGCAATTACCTTTCCTAACAAATAGCTACTTCTCTTGATAGGATGTATCATAGAAAGCTTAAGCGTTCCTGATTTGTATTCTTCTGTAATAGAATCTGCTATGATTATGGCAAATAACATCGGCAAAAATGTCCTTGAAATCTCATTTACCATCAAGTCTTGTGCCATTGTAGCCTCAGTAGGTGCAACTACCATTAGCCCTGCAATTGCAAACGCCAACACTCCGAATACATACAATTTTTTCGAATGAAAAATTTTATACATTTCATTTCTAAACACTCTAAACATTTGCAATTCCTCCCTTAGTAACCTCAATGAAGTAATCCTCTAATGATTGATTACAAGGTACTACATAATCTATATCTATTCCAGCGCTAAATAAT
This genomic stretch from Tissierellales bacterium harbors:
- a CDS encoding GNAT family N-acetyltransferase gives rise to the protein MNNDLNTNIRLAQKEDLPALTEIYNQAIINGGCTADMDTFTVEERLPWFESHQNEMYPLYVYTIDEKIVAYVHLSGYRPGRRAMKHVAEVSYYVHSDYHGQHIGSALLSFAIEKARELGLKTILAILLGCNNKSIGLLEKYKFEKWGLLPDIADFDGKICSHLYYGLKI
- a CDS encoding ABC transporter permease, with amino-acid sequence MFRVFRNEMYKIFHSKKLYVFGVLAFAIAGLMVVAPTEATMAQDLMVNEISRTFLPMLFAIIIADSITEEYKSGTLKLSMIHPIKRSSYLLGKVIALIPVGIIFIAWCQILGIVIELIKFGELKMSGSIMFELFTQTVGGMLPMLGFSMIVLLMAVFFRGTGAVIGATVGLLIFFQILSPIAYKYHFENLLINTHNNMFIESADFTTSMMVCIVYIVVFLGASLLAFNRKDITE